One Dunckerocampus dactyliophorus isolate RoL2022-P2 chromosome 18, RoL_Ddac_1.1, whole genome shotgun sequence genomic region harbors:
- the si:busm1-163l24.3 gene encoding uncharacterized protein si:busm1-163l24.3 yields the protein MAQASRIVRVSGLPTDIDEERLIDKLSVHFLRSSNGGGEIESVTINKKKPDCALVHFEDSGVAQRVIQHGQHTLKVDRKEYKLSVSEHRPTLDPDKVILSLTATVDYSQIPEGRSMLMRLQQDHPDVEMICDSAKKLGRLRGAYSKVQSALAQLLGHPEGSGQTSAKPLLESPIKNPKERGNGRDLHPPSSGEDLPLMVDADIFQYLRKRCGQEYQCIQSQHGVEVVDVTSEGLTTLFLRVTGEGGEEKQERIKNARKAIGALYQESERNICQAQLRKTDLNPRGSLKQAFEILGVRFPKLLLSDDDCNVFMVGDRGDVSEAKQFLLQEQNQANQEDVASLLKFPSYPPPATDVHLASPGIRGPLDERKAPQERRSKGSKSYHLAARLKDSAPTPLGDVRLPGSTTGLPAGHRSGAASGDSSGHPPMRSKTDSFVRKPSLSATPLTPSRPGSALKRAQSFSGALQQGDQKTEEDSSGCRPRTCSLSPQKDQQGLYHTEMLVSTVLWLHMKEAYSTQVEALTLDLQINEEASSGSVQSTISIRGAEPPAVAACELRLRELVDAVATDFCVHELCLSELGIVDPKDETLQACCAEVRQHFRKISVRVMKKSLYLLGSKRLCAQVGASLREVFSGGSTQTLEDKAGASPSTPASSSFTSACRQINQGHGRQTNTGTSTKARVSNHEEDRPETEPLNGSGGQMAARTDPDQDGPKTSTKGHLNDSQSEHLQEPDPARHAPVEGICVCGESGTSTTRTECGTVMCPKCLDAVHVHCRVCHSGAKTAPPRIQGKMNHCKLNFSLPGHNKHATIKITYLIPDGVQEKEHPSPGKPFQGDIFEAFLPDCEKSRKLLPRLEDAFRRGLTFTVTSEEKGSKVIWDAIPHKTSLQGGRSGNGYPDSSYLKRLSDVLTSLGIEEQADEF from the exons ATGGCACAAGCGAGCAGGATAGTGAGGGTGAGCGGTCTGCCCACAGACATTGATGAAGAGCGGTTGATCGATAAACTATCTGTCCACTTCCTGCGGTCCAGCAATGGAGGAGGGGAAATAGAGTCTGTCACCATTAACAAGAAGAAGCCCGACTGTGCCCTGGTCCACTTTGAAGACAGCGGAG TGGCACAGAGAGTCATTCAACACGGCCAACACACTCTGAAAGTGGACAGGAAGGAGTACAAGCTCTCTGTCAGCGAGCATCGTCCCACCCTGGATCCTGACAAG GTCATTTTAAGCTTAACAGCGACTGTGGATTACAGCCAGATTCCCGAGGGTAGAAGCATGTTGATGCGTCTTCAGCAGGACCACCCCGACGTGGAGATGATCTGCGACTCTGCCAAGAAGTTGGGCAGACTGCGGGGTGCCTACTCCAAAGTGCAGTCAGCCTTGGCACAGCTGCTGGGCCATCCTGAAGGCTCAGGTCAAACCTCCGCCAAGCCACTCTTGGAAAGTCCGATCAAGAACCCTAAAGAGAGAGGAAACGGAAGAGATCTTCATCCTCCATCCTCAGGGGAGGACCTCCCTCTGATGGTGGATGCAGACATCTTCCAGTATCTCCGGAAACGCTGCGGCCAGGAATACCAGTGCATCCAGAGCCAGCACGGCGTTGAGGTGGTGGATGTGACCAGTGAGGGGCTCACCACCTTGTTTCTGAGAGTAACCGGGGAGGGCGGCGAGGAGAAGCAGGAGCGCATCAAAAATGCGAGGAAGGCCATCGGTGCTCTTTACCAGGAGAGCGAGAGGAACATCTGCCAAGCTCAGCTACGCAAGACTGACCTGAACCCCAGGGGAAGCTTGAAGCAGGCGTTTGAGATTTTAGGTGTCAGATTTCCCAAGCTTCTCCTCAGTGACGATGACTGCAACGTCTTCATGGTCGGCGACCGTGGGGATGTGTCCGAGGCCAAGCAGTTCCTTCTTCAGGAGCAGAATCAAGCCAACCAGGAAGATGTCGCCAGTCTTCTGAAATTCCCATCTTATCCCCCGCCGGCCACTGACGTGCACCTTGCATCTCCTGGCATCAGAGGACCTCTGGATGAGAGGAAGGCTCCTCAGGAGAGAAGATCGAAAGGCAGCAAATCGTATCATTTAGCAGCTCGCCTTAAAGACTCTGCACCGACTCCACTTGGAGACGTCCGTTTACCAGGGTCCACGACCGGCCTTCCAGCAGGTCATAGGTCAGGAGCAGCATCAGGGGACTCGAGCGGACATCCACCAATGAGGAGTAAAACCGACTCATTTGTTAGAAAACCCTCTTTGAGCGCAACACCACTTACACCATCTCGCCCTGGATCTGCACTGAAGAGAGCACAAAGTTTTTCTGGAGCACTCCAGCAGGGAGATCAGAAGACTGAAGAGGATTCCTCAGGATGTAGACCCAGGACTTGTAGCCTGAGTCCCCAAAAAGACCAACAAGGGCTCTATCACACAGAGATGCTGGTGTCAACCGTCCTGTGGCTCCACATGAAGGAGGCCTACAGCACCCAAGTGGAAGCGCTGACACTGGACCTCCAGATAAACGAGGAAGCCTCCAGCGGCAGCGTCCAGTCCACCATCTCCATCCGTGGAGCCGAGCCACCCGCTGTGGCCGCGTGTGAGCTCCGTTTGCGGGAACTGGTGGATGCCGTGGCCACGGATTTCTGCGTGCACGAGCTCTGCCTGTCAGAGCTTGGCATCGTCGACCCCAAAGACGAGACGCTGCAGGCCTGCTGCGCGGAGGTGCGTCAACACTTCAGGAAGATTAGCGTGCGTGTGATGAAGAAGAGCTTGTACCTCCTCGGGTCAAAGCGGCTGTGTGCTCAGGTGGGCGCCTCGCTCAGGGAGGTCTTTTCTGGAGGCAGCACACAAACTCTTGAGGACAAAGCTGGCGCGAGTCCGTCTACCCCCGCCTCTAGTTCCTTTACCTCCGCCTGTAGGCAAATAAATCAGGGTCATGGGAGGCAGACAAATACTGGGACTTCAACTAAGGCAAGGGTCTCAAACCATGAGGAGGACCGTCCTGAGACCGAACCCCTTAACGGATCTGGTGGTCAAATGGCAGCCAGGACAGACCCGGATCAGGATGGACCGAAGACATCTACAAAAGGACACTTGAATGATTCCCAAAGTGAACACCTCCAGGAACCCGACCCCGCTCGTCACGCGCCCGTGGAAGGCATCTGCGTGTGCGGGGAGAGCGGGACCTCGACAACCAGGACCGAGTGCGGAACCGTCATGTGCCCCAAGTGCCTGGATGCCGTGCACGTCCATTGCAGGGTTTGCCACAGCGGGGCGAAGACGGCGCCGCCGCGCATCCAGGGGAAGATGAACCACTGTAAACTCAACTTCAGCCTGCCGGGTCACAACAAGCACGCCACCATCAAAATCACCTACCTCATTCCTGATGGCGTACAGGAG AAAGAGCACCCGTCCCCGGGAAAACCCTTCCAAGGGGACATCTTCGAGGCCTTCCTCCCCGACTGCGAGAAGAGCAGGAAGCTGCTACCCAGGCTGGAGGACGCCTTCAGGCGGGGCCTCACCTTCACTGTGACCAGCGAGGAGAAGGGGTCCAAGGTCATTTGGGACGCCATCCCGCACAAAACCAGCCTGCAGGGGGGCCGGTCAGG CAACGGCTACCCGGACTCTTCGTACTTGAAACGCTTGTCCGACGTCCTGACCTCACTGGGGATTGAAGAGCAAGCTGACGAGTTCTGA
- the phb gene encoding prohibitin: MAKLFESIGKLGLALAIGGGVVNSALFNVDAGHQAVIFDRFRGVQDAVIGEGTHFLIPWVQKPIVFDCRSRPRNVPVITGSKDLQNVNITLRILFRPVSSQLPRIFTSIGEDYDERVLPSITTEVLKAVVARFDAGELITQRELVSRQVSEDLTERASTFGLILDDVSLTHLTFGKEFTEAVEMKQVAQQEAERARFVVEKAEQQKQAAIISAEGDSQAALLIANSLMEAGDGLVELRKLEAAEDIAFQLSRSRNITYLPSGQGTLLQLPQ, encoded by the exons ATGGCTAAACTGTTTGAGTCCATTGGGAAGCTGGGGCTGGCCCTGGCCATTGGTGGAGGTGTGGTGAACTCTGCCCTTTTTAATG TCGACGCAGGACACCAGGCAGTCATATTTGACAGATTCAGAGGAGTCCAGGATGCGGTCATCGGTGAGGGCACGCACTTCCTCATCCCGTGGGTGCAGAAGCCCATCGTTTTCGATTGCCGTTCCCGTCCGCGGAACGTGCCCGTAATCACAGGAAGCAAAG ATCTACAGAACGTAAATATTACACTGCGTATCCTCTTCCGGCCGGTGAGCAGCCAGCTCCCACGGATCTTCACAAGCATCGGCGAGGATTATGACGAAAGGGTGCTGCCGTCCATCACTACAGAGGTCCTCAAGGCTGTCGTG GCTCGTTTTGACGCCGGCGAGCTCATCACCCAGAGAGAGCTGGTGTCTCGGCAggtcagcgaggacctcacggAGAGAGCCTCCACCTTCGGCCTCATCCTTGATGACGTCTCGCTG ACACACTTGACATTCGGCAAAGAATTCACAGAGGCTGTTGAGATGAAGCAGGTGGCCCAGCAGGAAGCCGAGAGAGCCAGATTTGTTGTAGAGAAG GCAGAACAACAGAAGCAGGCCGCCATCATTTCAGCCGAGGGAGATTCCCAGGCTGCCTTGCTCATCGCCAACTCCCTCATGGAGGCGGGCGATGGTCTGGTGGAGCTGCGTAAGCTGGAGGCGGCCGAGGACATCGCTTTCCAGCTTTCCCGCTCCCGAAACATCACATACTTGCCGTCGGGGCAGGGGACGTTGCTCCAGCTGCCCCAGTGA